Proteins co-encoded in one Halorussus salinus genomic window:
- a CDS encoding GNAT family N-acetyltransferase, which translates to MSVNVDTEIARPGDDSYVEAAWQLKERIRHDEDVLKQRKGFFTDAYRRSTVYLLVSREGGDERLMGFAAVRRDGYILFLAVSPKFRGEGVGKRLVGRVAEDHDTITCHARASNENALGFYEHLGFEVDRHIENYYEDGGDAYYLKLGRSNSLTEKLSEFMRG; encoded by the coding sequence GTGAGCGTCAACGTCGATACCGAAATCGCCCGCCCCGGCGACGACAGCTACGTCGAGGCGGCGTGGCAACTCAAAGAGCGCATCCGCCACGATGAAGACGTGCTCAAACAGCGCAAGGGCTTTTTCACCGACGCCTACCGGCGCTCGACGGTCTATCTCTTGGTAAGCAGGGAAGGCGGCGACGAACGACTGATGGGGTTCGCGGCGGTCCGACGCGACGGTTACATCCTCTTTCTGGCCGTCTCGCCGAAGTTCCGCGGCGAGGGGGTCGGCAAGCGACTCGTCGGCCGAGTCGCGGAGGACCACGACACCATCACCTGTCACGCGCGAGCGAGCAACGAGAACGCGCTGGGCTTCTACGAGCATCTCGGCTTCGAGGTGGACCGCCACATCGAGAACTACTACGAGGACGGTGGCGACGCCTACTATCTGAAACTCGGCAGGAGCAACAGCCTCACCGAGAAGCTCTCGGAGTTCATGCGCGGGTAG
- the priS gene encoding DNA primase small subunit PriS: MEERTLRYLRGRFRDHYRAADLTPPPDPQFREWGYIPWTHGPTTMVRHQSLLELGDLGDFLRRERPRHVYFSAGRYDDPGADDMEEKGWRDSDLVFDIDADHLTGVDPQQDSYGEMLAAGKAEVENLIDLLADDFGFEELTVVFSGGRGYHVHVRDEEIRGLDRDERREIVDYIRGDGIELDAIQRTEMGGTATRRVLKKDGGWGRRVHRELLALADELLELDEEDALDRLKEFDRIGDGRAKTILGAVSEDYEKLESGNIERGGPGIRQLAKVITQSVVADQSAAIDEPVTTDLRRLIRLPGSLHGGTGLEVTRIPRDEVAAFDPLVDPVPETFAGNEIAVEVTDPGPVELDGESFTLSAGDVSLPEHVAVFLMARGRAEKGRE; the protein is encoded by the coding sequence ATGGAAGAGCGCACCCTGAGATACCTCCGTGGTCGCTTCCGCGACCACTACCGGGCCGCGGACCTCACGCCCCCGCCGGACCCGCAGTTCCGCGAGTGGGGCTACATCCCGTGGACCCACGGGCCGACGACGATGGTCCGCCACCAGTCGCTACTGGAGTTGGGGGACCTCGGGGACTTTCTGCGGCGCGAGCGCCCGCGCCACGTCTACTTCTCGGCCGGGCGCTACGACGACCCCGGCGCGGACGACATGGAGGAGAAAGGGTGGCGCGACTCGGACTTGGTGTTCGACATCGACGCAGACCACCTGACCGGCGTGGACCCCCAGCAGGACTCGTACGGCGAGATGCTGGCCGCCGGGAAGGCCGAGGTCGAGAACCTCATCGACCTGCTGGCCGACGACTTCGGATTCGAGGAGCTAACGGTCGTCTTCTCGGGCGGCCGGGGCTACCACGTCCACGTCCGCGACGAGGAGATTCGGGGTCTCGACCGGGATGAACGCCGCGAAATCGTGGACTACATCCGCGGCGACGGCATCGAACTCGACGCCATCCAGCGCACCGAGATGGGCGGCACCGCGACCCGGCGGGTCCTCAAGAAAGACGGCGGGTGGGGTCGCCGGGTGCATCGGGAACTCCTCGCGCTGGCCGACGAACTGCTGGAGTTGGACGAGGAGGACGCCCTCGACCGACTCAAGGAGTTCGACCGCATCGGCGACGGCCGCGCGAAGACCATCCTCGGGGCGGTCTCGGAGGACTACGAGAAGTTGGAGAGCGGGAACATCGAGCGCGGCGGGCCGGGCATCCGCCAGTTGGCGAAGGTCATCACCCAGTCGGTCGTCGCCGACCAGTCGGCCGCGATAGACGAACCCGTCACGACCGACCTCCGGCGACTCATCCGCTTGCCGGGGAGCCTCCACGGCGGCACCGGTCTCGAAGTGACCCGCATCCCCCGCGACGAGGTGGCCGCCTTCGACCCGCTCGTGGACCCGGTGCCCGAGACGTTCGCGGGCAACGAGATAGCGGTCGAAGTGACCGACCCCGGCCCGGTCGAACTCGACGGCGAAAGCTTTACCCTCTCGGCTGGCGACGTATCGCTTCCGGAACACGTGGCCGTCTTCTTGATGGCCCGCGGCCGCGCGGAGAAGGGACGCGAATGA
- a CDS encoding site-2 protease family protein — protein sequence MIASLRARLDAAEESANDALPGPLKVGFLTLYLFSTASADWFDALARRRGVGRWADAGIAVLVGLQVGGMALVAGAAWQALGRTRATALNDPVNAVALPGVNEFMPLAAAPYVVAGLVVATVVHEAGHALVCRRANVAVTEWGVALLFGLLPLAAYVLPDDAIENAPVRTKLRMYAVGVFHNLLVAVVALALLFSPLSAGSPLDAYLTYFGWALTGGSPPTAAAVAEIGVLTNLAFWLALLNANFALLNALPVSVFDGGRVLALALRASADRLGIALSPLAESAVVHGASLLAVALVVAALLGPALPV from the coding sequence GTGATAGCTTCGCTCCGCGCGCGCCTCGACGCCGCCGAGGAGAGCGCCAACGACGCGCTCCCCGGACCCCTCAAAGTCGGGTTTCTGACGCTCTACCTCTTCTCGACGGCGAGCGCCGACTGGTTCGACGCGCTGGCGCGTCGCCGAGGAGTCGGTCGGTGGGCCGACGCCGGTATCGCGGTCCTCGTCGGGTTACAGGTCGGCGGGATGGCGCTGGTCGCGGGCGCGGCGTGGCAGGCGCTCGGCCGGACGCGGGCCACCGCGCTCAACGACCCCGTGAACGCGGTCGCCCTGCCGGGCGTCAACGAGTTCATGCCGCTGGCGGCCGCACCCTACGTCGTCGCCGGACTGGTCGTCGCCACCGTGGTCCACGAGGCTGGCCACGCGCTGGTCTGTCGCCGGGCGAACGTCGCGGTCACCGAGTGGGGCGTCGCGCTCCTGTTCGGTCTCCTCCCGCTCGCGGCGTACGTTCTCCCCGACGACGCCATCGAAAACGCGCCAGTCCGGACGAAACTCCGGATGTACGCGGTCGGCGTGTTCCACAATCTGCTGGTCGCGGTGGTCGCGCTCGCGCTCCTCTTCTCGCCGCTCTCGGCCGGGTCGCCGCTCGACGCTTACCTGACGTACTTCGGGTGGGCGCTGACCGGCGGGTCGCCGCCGACGGCCGCCGCAGTCGCCGAAATCGGCGTTCTGACGAACCTCGCGTTCTGGCTCGCGCTGTTGAACGCCAACTTCGCGCTGTTGAACGCGCTCCCGGTCTCGGTGTTCGACGGCGGGCGCGTGTTGGCGCTCGCGCTCCGCGCGTCGGCCGACAGGCTCGGTATCGCGCTCTCCCCGCTCGCGGAGTCGGCGGTCGTCCACGGGGCGTCGCTCCTCGCGGTCGCACTGGTCGTCGCGGCGCTCCTCGGTCCCGCGCTTCCGGTGTGA